The following coding sequences lie in one Ostrea edulis chromosome 8, xbOstEdul1.1, whole genome shotgun sequence genomic window:
- the LOC125661175 gene encoding uncharacterized protein LOC125661175: MALPRWICVFLIIKLGYCYVNLSRKKGTVASQSSTHEGAFPASKSIDGNKGQTYRECSQTALGHSIAWFQVDLGGEYSLESVKIYYRNETNWPPYRFRQFYLDVSNKSADTTTTLTSQRKRCYKDNTTAPATPPAVIDIPCKETARYVIVQTTYDAPEDNILKEIGAVLEICEIEMYGCSVGRYGESCSRCQGCSTCDIISGACPCSDTCVNAACNPSNGYCTEGCITGYWGNTCKSQCNQHCI; encoded by the exons TAAATCTAAGCAGAAAAAAAGGAACAGTAGCTTCTCAAAGCTCCACACACGAGGGGGCATTTCCAGCGAGTAAATCCATTGACGGAAATAAAGGCCAGACATACAGAGAGTGTTCACAAACAGCTCTAGGACACTCCATAGCGTGGTTCCAAGTCGACCTTGGAGGCGAATATAGTTTGGAATCTGTGAAAATATACTACAGAAATGAGA CTAATTGGCCTCCATACCGATTTCGCCAGTTCTACTTAGATGTATCAAACAAATCGGCGGACACCACTACAACCTTAACGTCACAGAGAAAACGCTGTTACAAGGACAACACAACCGCCCCGGCCACGCCTCCAGCCGTGATTGACATTCCTTGTAAAGAGACGGCGAGATACGTCATCGTGCAGACCACGTATGATGCCCCCGAAGATAATATCTTGAAAGAGATTGGAGCTGTGCTGGAGATTTGTGAGATAGAAATGTATG GCTGCAGTGTAGGGAGATATGGAGAATCATGTTCACGTTGTCAAGGTTGTTCAACATGTGACATCATTAGTGGGGCGTGTC CTTGCAGTGATACCTGTGTAAATGCTGCATGCAATCCATCTAATGGATACTGTACCGAGGGCTGTATCACGGGGTACTGGGGAAATACGTGTAAGTCACAGTGTAACCAACACTGCATATGA